The nucleotide sequence TTCCGGCTCTCGAAGACGCCAGGATCGCCCGCCGGGTTGCCCGCGCGCGTGGTGCGCGATGATGGAGGGACCTCATATCGGGTTTCCCCGGCGTCCACTCGGCGTCCCTCTTCCGGAAAGGTCTCCCATGGCACCGCGCATCCTGCTGGCCCGGCACGGACAGACGGCATGGTCGCTGTCCGGCAAGCACACGGGCAGGACCGATGTGCCGCTCCTGGAGGAGGGCCGGCGCGGGGCCAAGCTGCTCGGCGAACGGCTGCGGCAGGCTCCGCTGGACGGCCTGGCGGACGTCGAGGTGCGCACCAGCCCGCTGGTCCGCGCGCACGAGACCTGCGAGCTGGCCGGGTTCGGCGACCGGGCCGGGACCTGGGACACCCTGATGGAATGGGACTACGGCGCCTACGAGGGCATGACCCCGGCCGAGATCCGGGCCCAGCGGCCCGACTGGCTGATCTGGCGCGACG is from Streptomyces seoulensis and encodes:
- a CDS encoding histidine phosphatase family protein, producing the protein MAPRILLARHGQTAWSLSGKHTGRTDVPLLEEGRRGAKLLGERLRQAPLDGLADVEVRTSPLVRAHETCELAGFGDRAGTWDTLMEWDYGAYEGMTPAEIRAQRPDWLIWRDGVPEGETLAEVTARADEVVRWARSADRDVLIFAHGHILRSIGARWLGLPLDFAARLRLNPTSLSTLGWAYGEPAIEHWNDTGHLAG